In the genome of Anabas testudineus chromosome 4, fAnaTes1.2, whole genome shotgun sequence, one region contains:
- the LOC113152179 gene encoding afadin- and alpha-actinin-binding protein isoform X1, with protein MPESSLVKDIHSSAAECGTSPLRQFSQSLPPHRNPYMLGTFCTEQNVQECLSHISQEVSSLGLPSVWMESTGSSELNVVAVLNCMYDLIQLHRRGLRTLENMEVEQLKSSSNVDYLQFNSTRLKEQLEISKRENTGLLERERQLQLKVKSLQNCLKNEKEEVQKLQNVIASRASQYNHEMKRKEREFNKLKERLNQLLVDKKEKKQAIDVLNSIGRADGKRSLWKTEKTEAKHEGEMYKTLLNDYDTRQRELMVENAELRKVLQQMKKDMASILSSRKPTLKGEKHEDGCIQVDSEEEDEVFNSSKESVELYCVHAREKLTNSIRLQWRRLKSHVERLDSQASLAQMGEIKSSDAVPRETHEEEMDRLKLEMQQCKDFIQTQQQLLQQQLSSPCDEETASLLSDCYMLQEKERLREDWKTLEEQRKIFERERKNFTEAAIRLSHERQAFEEDRAMWLKHQFLNLSPFADSKKSQMSKSKSAFLISAETEAGSAQDTLLKFQSDAASPTHKCFPLSSQSTMDLYRTLLNSSTKPKRNTENVEGSSAFCNGNASAQHIRWNGSEDHSSHTQEMNSSI; from the exons ATGCCAGAATCGTCTCTGG tcaaggACATTCACAGCAGTGCCGCTGAATGTGGAACATCTCCCTTGAGGCAGTTTAGCCAATCGCTGCCACCGCACAGAAACCCCTACATGCTCGGTACCTTCTGCACAGAGCAAAATGTGCAAGAATGCCTATCACACATCAGTCAG GAGGTGTCATCTCTTGGACTTCCATCAGTGTGGATGGAGTCGACTGGCAGCTCAGAACTAAATGTTGTGGCTGTGCTAAATTGCATGTATGACCTGATTCAGCTGCACCGCAGGGGCCTCCGTACCTTGGAAAACATGGAAGTAGAGCAGTTAAAGTCAAGCAGCAATGTGGATTACCTGCAGTTCAACAGCACCCGACTAAAG GAGCAGCTTGAAATAtccaaaagagaaaacacaggacTCCTCGAGAGAGAACGACAGCTACAGCTGAAAGTGAAAAGTTTGCAAAACTGcctaaaaaatgaaaaagaagag GTGCAAAAACTTCAGAATGTAATTGCAAGCCGGGCCAGTCAGTACAACCatgagatgaaaagaaaggaaagagaattTAACAAACTGAAAGAGCGTCTGAATCAACTTCTGGTTgacaaaaaggagaagaaacaaG CCATTGATGTATTAAACAGCATTGGAAGAGCTGATGGGAAGAGAAGCCTTTGGAAAACTGAAAAGACAGAGGCAAA GCACGAGGGAGAAATGTATAAGACTCTGCTGAACGACTATGACACCCGGCAGAGGGAGTTGATGGTGGAAAATGCGGAGTTGAGGAAAGTGTTGCAGCAGATGAAGAAAGACATGGCGTCTATTTTAAGTTCCAGGAAACCGACTCTGAAAGGGGAAAAACATGAGGATGGTTGCATACAG gttGACtcagaagaggaagatgaagtaTTTAATTCCAGTAAGGAAAGTGTGGAGTTGTATTGTGTTCATGCCCGTGAGAAGCTCACCAACAGTATTCGTCTCCAGTGGAGAAGACTCAAGAGCCATGTAGAAAGACTGGACAGCCAAG CATCTTTGGCACAGATGGGTGAGATCAAAAGCTCTGATGCTGTTCCACGAGAGACACACgaggaggagatggacagaCTGAAACTGGAGATGCAACAGTGCAAAGACTTCattcaaacacaacagcagctcctgcag CAGCAGCTAAGCTCTCCGTGTGATGAAGAGACAGCGTCCCTGCTGAGCGACTGCTACATGTTGCAGGAAAAAGAGCGCCTCAGAGAGGATTGGAAGACCCTGGAGGAGCAGAGAAAGATAtttgagagggagagaaagaattTTACTGAAGCAGCCATAAGATTGAGCCATGAg AGGCAAGCCTTCGAGGAAGATCGTGCGATGTGGCTTAAACACCAATTTTTGAACTTAAGTCCATTTGCAGACTCGAAGAAATCCCAGATGTCGAAGTCTAAAAGTGCCTTTCTAATAT CAGCTGAAACAGAGGCAGGGTCGGCTCAAGACACGCTCCTCAAATTCCAATCTGATGCAGCGTCCCCAACACACAAATGTTTCCCTCTCTCATCACAATCCACAATGGACCTGTATCGCACACTTTTAAACAG CTCAACCAAACCaaagagaaacactgagaaTGTTGAAGGATCAAGTGCATTTTGTAATGGAAATGCCTCAGCTCAGCACATACGGTGGAACGGCAGTGAAGACCACAGCAGtcacacacaggaaatgaatAGCTCTATATGA
- the LOC113152179 gene encoding afadin- and alpha-actinin-binding protein isoform X2 translates to MPESSLVKDIHSSAAECGTSPLRQFSQSLPPHRNPYMLGTFCTEQNVQECLSHISQEVSSLGLPSVWMESTGSSELNVVAVLNCMYDLIQLHRRGLRTLENMEVEQLKSSSNVDYLQFNSTRLKEQLEISKRENTGLLERERQLQLKVKSLQNCLKNEKEEVQKLQNVIASRASQYNHEMKRKEREFNKLKERLNQLLVDKKEKKQAIDVLNSIGRADGKRSLWKTEKTEAKHEGEMYKTLLNDYDTRQRELMVENAELRKVLQQMKKDMASILSSRKPTLKGEKHEDGCIQVDSEEEDEVFNSSKESVELYCVHAREKLTNSIRLQWRRLKSHVERLDSQASLAQMGEIKSSDAVPRETHEEEMDRLKLEMQQCKDFIQTQQQLLQQQLSSPCDEETASLLSDCYMLQEKERLREDWKTLEEQRKIFERERKNFTEAAIRLSHERQAFEEDRAMWLKHQFLNLSPFADSKKSQMSKSKSAFLISETEAGSAQDTLLKFQSDAASPTHKCFPLSSQSTMDLYRTLLNSSTKPKRNTENVEGSSAFCNGNASAQHIRWNGSEDHSSHTQEMNSSI, encoded by the exons ATGCCAGAATCGTCTCTGG tcaaggACATTCACAGCAGTGCCGCTGAATGTGGAACATCTCCCTTGAGGCAGTTTAGCCAATCGCTGCCACCGCACAGAAACCCCTACATGCTCGGTACCTTCTGCACAGAGCAAAATGTGCAAGAATGCCTATCACACATCAGTCAG GAGGTGTCATCTCTTGGACTTCCATCAGTGTGGATGGAGTCGACTGGCAGCTCAGAACTAAATGTTGTGGCTGTGCTAAATTGCATGTATGACCTGATTCAGCTGCACCGCAGGGGCCTCCGTACCTTGGAAAACATGGAAGTAGAGCAGTTAAAGTCAAGCAGCAATGTGGATTACCTGCAGTTCAACAGCACCCGACTAAAG GAGCAGCTTGAAATAtccaaaagagaaaacacaggacTCCTCGAGAGAGAACGACAGCTACAGCTGAAAGTGAAAAGTTTGCAAAACTGcctaaaaaatgaaaaagaagag GTGCAAAAACTTCAGAATGTAATTGCAAGCCGGGCCAGTCAGTACAACCatgagatgaaaagaaaggaaagagaattTAACAAACTGAAAGAGCGTCTGAATCAACTTCTGGTTgacaaaaaggagaagaaacaaG CCATTGATGTATTAAACAGCATTGGAAGAGCTGATGGGAAGAGAAGCCTTTGGAAAACTGAAAAGACAGAGGCAAA GCACGAGGGAGAAATGTATAAGACTCTGCTGAACGACTATGACACCCGGCAGAGGGAGTTGATGGTGGAAAATGCGGAGTTGAGGAAAGTGTTGCAGCAGATGAAGAAAGACATGGCGTCTATTTTAAGTTCCAGGAAACCGACTCTGAAAGGGGAAAAACATGAGGATGGTTGCATACAG gttGACtcagaagaggaagatgaagtaTTTAATTCCAGTAAGGAAAGTGTGGAGTTGTATTGTGTTCATGCCCGTGAGAAGCTCACCAACAGTATTCGTCTCCAGTGGAGAAGACTCAAGAGCCATGTAGAAAGACTGGACAGCCAAG CATCTTTGGCACAGATGGGTGAGATCAAAAGCTCTGATGCTGTTCCACGAGAGACACACgaggaggagatggacagaCTGAAACTGGAGATGCAACAGTGCAAAGACTTCattcaaacacaacagcagctcctgcag CAGCAGCTAAGCTCTCCGTGTGATGAAGAGACAGCGTCCCTGCTGAGCGACTGCTACATGTTGCAGGAAAAAGAGCGCCTCAGAGAGGATTGGAAGACCCTGGAGGAGCAGAGAAAGATAtttgagagggagagaaagaattTTACTGAAGCAGCCATAAGATTGAGCCATGAg AGGCAAGCCTTCGAGGAAGATCGTGCGATGTGGCTTAAACACCAATTTTTGAACTTAAGTCCATTTGCAGACTCGAAGAAATCCCAGATGTCGAAGTCTAAAAGTGCCTTTCTAATAT CTGAAACAGAGGCAGGGTCGGCTCAAGACACGCTCCTCAAATTCCAATCTGATGCAGCGTCCCCAACACACAAATGTTTCCCTCTCTCATCACAATCCACAATGGACCTGTATCGCACACTTTTAAACAG CTCAACCAAACCaaagagaaacactgagaaTGTTGAAGGATCAAGTGCATTTTGTAATGGAAATGCCTCAGCTCAGCACATACGGTGGAACGGCAGTGAAGACCACAGCAGtcacacacaggaaatgaatAGCTCTATATGA
- the LOC113152209 gene encoding atrial natriuretic peptide receptor 2-like, with protein MNTYMQTWSLTPSNRSELIQQQQKNLLMAFQIAASLYLCFLLRVSCWHDLDNTEYDCWPINNPNDYNMISCGGLEMAWVQRPPQKITTGEEFNVSYTVTASDSFYEYAVRNKIFQFSDASEAKKFCHEHKCPANWNNANEMNCCVYHANIHSCPLGLMKQSGICGPWIPDDGKIVTHTLSKAGKMTQKYWTSNVVLVHAGVTSVIAHIKIGQMHAALESKVLVVSAQVCGDDVCELEENCLNCPADCGVCPMSISIKVAIGLLVTLFSSGFILTLVWLQYQKQKMFWDESWIINYKNIIFGGACCMSTGTSSLQRFKSNSSVSRTTDVTVCTVVNTSSKPGSIQPGIYDGRTVAVKHIQKKHFTLSKTIRKEVKEVRQLDHPNLCKFIGGSIEVPYVSIITEHCPKGSLSDVLLNDDIPINWGFRLSFASDIARGMSYLHQHKMSHGRLHSRNCVIDDRWVCKISDFGLTAYRKEDFEASCNGFNCGDVKRIYCAPEVLVGSSSNMTPAADIYSYSMILVEIATRCDLISDQAEGVSLDIMWRPPLPEIKAGKADNDCPSHEDYCELIKKCWSHNITTRPTFEQVKKMLDKMNPHKVSPVDMMMNLMEKYSKHLETIVAERTQDLLQEKQKTDRLLYSMLPKPVADDLRQGQTAEAQSFSSATVYFSDIVGFTQLSGASTPHQVVDFLNQLYTTFDDIIDSYDVYKVETIGDAYMVVSGVPKENGISHAGEVASMALDLVSVCHNFKIPHKPNTQLQIRAGIHSGPVVAGVVGTKMPRYCLFGDTVNTASRMESTSEALKIQVSGATADLLHALKGYVLTCRGSLEVKGKGEMTTWWLVAKRIDHIDPLLEMSESREVPVPVSD; from the exons ACTGCTGGCCAATTAACAATCCAAATGATTACAACATGATCAGCTGTGGTG GTCTGGAAATGGCCTGGGTGCAGCGTCCCCCACAGAAAATAACCACTGGAGAAGAGTTCAATGTCTCGTACACGGTGACGGCCTCAGATTCCTTCTATGAGTATGCCGTGAGGAACAAGATTTTCCAGTTCAG TGATGCGTCAGAGGCAAAGAAGTTCTGCCATGAACACAAGTGCCCGGCAAACTGGAACAACGCCAATGAAATGAACTGCTGTGTGTATCACGCCAACATCCACTCCTGTCCTCTGGGCCTCATG aaacaaagtgGAATCTGCGGCCCGTGGATTCCTGATGATGGTAAAATAGTGACTCACACTTTATCCAAAGCAGGCAAGATGACCCAGAAATATTGGACTTCAAAC GTGGTGCTCGTCCATGCTGGAGTCACCTCAGTCATCGCTCATATCAAAATCGGACAGATGCACGCAGCGCTGGAGTCTAAAGTGCTTGTCGTCAGTGCCCAAG TGTGTGGAGATGACGTCTGTGAGCTGGAGGAGAACTGTCTGAACTGCCCTGCAGACTGCGGCGTCTGCCCCATGTCCATCAGCATCAAAGTGGCCATAGGGCTTCTTGTTACGCTCTTCAGCAGCGGCTTCATCCTAACTTTGGTG TGGCTTCAGTACCAGAAACAGAAGATGTTTTGGGATGAAAGCTGGATCATCAACTACAAGAACATAATATTTG GTGGAGCGTGCTGCATGAGCACTGGCACCTCCAGCTTGCAGCGCTTCAAGAGCAACTCCAGCGTCAGTCGAACTACCGATGTGACCGTGTGCACTGTAGTCAACACCTCATCCAAACCAGGCTCAATTCAGCCGGGCATCTA TGATGGGAGGACAGTGGCAGTCAAACACATCCAGAAGAAACATTTCACTCTCTCTAAAACCATCCGGAAGGAGGTGAAAGAAGTCAG GCAACTGGATCACCCTAACCTATGCAAGTTCATTGGAGGATCCATTGAGGTGCCTTATGTAAGCATCATCACTGAGCACTGCCCCAAAGGAAGCCTGTCTGATGTCCTGCTGAATGATGACATCCCCATCAACTGGGGTTTCAG ACTTTCATTTGCCAGTGACATCGCCCGTGGGATGTCTTACCTCCACCAGCATAAGATGTCTCATGGAAGACTTCACTCCAGAAACTGCGTCATTGATGACCGCTGGGTGTGCAAAATCTCCG ATTTTGGGCTCACGGCCTACAGAAAGGAGGACTTTGAGGCCAGCTGTAATGGCTTCAATTGTGGTGATGTAAAACGTATTTACTGTGCTCCAGAGGTCCTGGTGGGCAGCAGCTCCAATATGACTCCAGCAGCAGACATCTACAG ctACTCCATGATTCTGGTTGAGATTGCAACTCGCTGCGACCTCATTTCA GATCAGGCTGAAGGAGTGAGCTTGGATATCATGTGGCGCCCCCCTCTGCCTGAAATCAAGGCGGGGAAGGCGGATAATGACTGCCCCAGTCATGAAGACTACTGTGAG CTCATCAAGAAATGCTGGTCTCACAACATCACCACAAGGCCCACGTTTGAACAGGTAAAGAAGATGCTCGACAAAATGAACCCACACAAAGTCAGCCCAGTGGACATGATGATGAACCTG ATGGAGAAGTACAGCAAACATCTGGAGACTATAGTCGCTGAGAGGACACAGGACCTTCTTCAAGAGAAGCAGAAGACAGACCGATTGTTATACA GTATGTTGCCAAAGCCGGTGGCTGATGATCTTCGTCAAGGGCAAACAGCAGAGGCTCAGAGCTTTTCCAGCGCTACCGTCTACTTCAG TGACATTGTTGGATTTACTCAGCTGTCTGGCGCCAGCACTCCCCACCAGGTGGTGGACTTTCTCAACCAGCTCTACACCACCTTTGACGACATTATTGACAGTTACGACGTGTACAAAGTGGAAACAATAGGAGATGCTT ATATGGTGGTCTCTGGGGTCCCTAAAGAAAATGGCATCAGTCATGCTGGAGAAGTAGCCAGCATGGCCTTGGATCTGGTCAGTGTCTGCCACAATTTCAAGATCCCACACAAGCCCAACACACAGTTACAGATCCGGGCTGGCATTCACTCAG GACCTGTTGTGGCCGGTGTGGTTGGCACTAAAATGCCACGCTACTGCCTCTTTGGGGACACTGTCAACACAGCGTCACGGATGGAGTCAACAAGTGAAG CTCTAAAGATCCAGGTGAGTGGTGCCACAGCTGACTTGCTCCACGCACTCAAAGGTTACGTACTGACCTGCAGAGGAAGTCTTGAAGTGAAG GGCAAGGGAGAGATGACAACATGGTGGCTTGTAGCAAAGAGAATTGATCACATAGACCCATTGCTTGAAATGTCTGAATCCAGAGAAGTCCCAGTACCAGTCAGTGACTAA